In a single window of the Pseudomonas oryzihabitans genome:
- a CDS encoding transporter substrate-binding domain-containing protein — translation MARRLSRSQSLRAVLGSLAIAGALLWQPAAQAEQAGVWQQVQKAGVLKCGAAVAAPYVMRDAASAKYSGYFVDLCRDFGERVLKVKVEFVDTNWDNLVAGLQGGKWDLAMALNQTPERALAVAFSTAATDYQISLLLNKDNPKLAQAGETLADYDKPGVTFAVMSGTAADKAISAVIKQGTVMRLPGMDETRLAVMSRRADVLVDASDTNHLFAIANPTWAKEVMPKPALAKQGVAFGVRRDISWADMQVLNIYLTQRRETGEIAALVDKASEQVNAQKAP, via the coding sequence ATGGCTCGGCGTCTATCGCGTTCGCAATCCCTTCGTGCAGTCCTGGGTAGTCTGGCAATCGCCGGCGCCCTGCTCTGGCAGCCAGCCGCTCAGGCCGAGCAGGCCGGTGTGTGGCAGCAGGTCCAGAAAGCCGGCGTCTTGAAATGCGGGGCCGCAGTCGCCGCGCCCTATGTGATGCGCGATGCCGCCTCGGCGAAATACAGCGGCTACTTCGTCGATCTGTGCCGCGACTTCGGCGAGCGGGTGCTCAAGGTCAAGGTGGAGTTCGTCGACACCAACTGGGACAACCTGGTCGCCGGCCTGCAGGGCGGCAAGTGGGATCTGGCCATGGCACTCAACCAGACCCCCGAGCGGGCCCTGGCCGTGGCCTTCAGCACGGCCGCCACCGACTATCAGATCTCGCTGTTGCTGAACAAGGACAACCCCAAGCTGGCCCAGGCCGGCGAGACCTTGGCGGACTACGACAAACCCGGCGTGACCTTCGCAGTGATGTCCGGTACGGCCGCGGACAAGGCGATCTCCGCCGTCATCAAGCAAGGGACCGTGATGCGTCTGCCCGGTATGGACGAGACACGTCTGGCGGTGATGTCGCGCCGCGCCGACGTGCTGGTCGACGCCAGCGACACCAATCACCTCTTCGCCATCGCCAACCCCACCTGGGCCAAAGAAGTAATGCCCAAGCCGGCGCTGGCCAAGCAGGGCGTGGCCTTCGGCGTGCGCCGCGACATTTCCTGGGCCGACATGCAGGTGCTGAACATCTATCTCACCCAGCGTCGCGAGACGGGTGAGATCGCCGCCCTCGTGGACAAGGCCTCCGAGCAGGTCAACGCCCAGAAAGCCCCGTAA
- a CDS encoding amino acid ABC transporter ATP-binding protein, whose protein sequence is MKAVSIMPTPLATTAPEARPGPDGFVQFQHVCKSYGPDLKVMDDFCLDMRADDRLVIIGPSGSGKSSLLRVMMGLESIQDGRIHFQGQPYIEGRNGRSQVLDRELHRQIGMVFQHYTLFPHLSVLGNLVLAPMKVRGLSRAEATEKARLYLARLGLESKLHAYPSQLSGGQKQRVAIARALMLEPALMLFDEVTSALDPEMVIEVQNVMLQLAEQRMAMIIVTHDMHFAKHIATRVVFCANGRPVEEGPPEELFRRPREPRTREFLEKVLHLD, encoded by the coding sequence ATGAAAGCCGTTTCCATCATGCCGACGCCCCTTGCCACCACCGCACCGGAGGCCCGCCCGGGTCCCGATGGCTTCGTCCAGTTCCAGCACGTGTGCAAGAGCTATGGCCCGGATCTCAAGGTCATGGACGACTTCTGCCTGGACATGCGTGCCGACGACCGCCTGGTGATCATCGGCCCGAGTGGCAGCGGCAAGAGTTCGCTGCTGCGCGTGATGATGGGGCTGGAAAGCATCCAGGACGGCCGCATCCACTTCCAGGGCCAGCCCTATATAGAAGGTCGCAACGGACGCAGTCAGGTGCTGGATCGAGAACTGCACCGGCAGATCGGCATGGTCTTCCAGCACTACACCCTGTTTCCCCACCTGTCGGTGCTGGGCAATCTGGTCCTGGCGCCCATGAAGGTGCGCGGGCTGTCCCGCGCGGAAGCCACCGAAAAGGCCCGGCTGTACCTCGCCCGCCTGGGCCTGGAAAGCAAGCTGCACGCCTACCCCAGCCAGCTCTCGGGTGGCCAGAAGCAGCGGGTCGCCATCGCCCGCGCGCTGATGCTCGAACCGGCGCTGATGCTCTTCGACGAGGTCACCTCCGCCCTCGACCCGGAAATGGTGATCGAGGTGCAGAACGTGATGCTGCAGCTGGCCGAGCAGCGCATGGCGATGATCATCGTCACCCACGACATGCACTTCGCCAAGCACATCGCGACCCGCGTGGTGTTCTGCGCCAACGGCCGGCCGGTCGAGGAAGGCCCGCCCGAGGAACTGTTCCGCCGTCCACGCGAGCCCCGTACCCGGGAATTCCTGGAAAAGGTCCTGCACCTGGATTGA
- a CDS encoding amino acid ABC transporter permease encodes MNYQFDFHFLNGTLGPLWQGLKVTLQLALAANLMGLVLGFLLCLLTLNRWRLVRLPAQLFIEFFRCTPVLLQIVWFFYCVPMLFNVFVDPITMGVLALGLNLTAFNAEAYRAGVQAVPREHLDASVALGLGPLNRTLYVVLPQALRSALPVLMTNGIGILQQSALVAIVAVADLMYIGKSIATEAYRPLETYSLIALIYFALSLPIAQLVRFVERRQDAALER; translated from the coding sequence ATGAACTACCAATTCGACTTCCATTTCCTCAACGGCACCCTGGGCCCGCTCTGGCAGGGCCTCAAGGTGACCCTGCAACTCGCCCTGGCCGCCAATCTCATGGGCCTGGTGCTGGGTTTCCTGCTGTGCCTGCTGACCCTGAATCGCTGGCGCCTGGTACGGCTGCCCGCCCAGCTGTTCATCGAGTTCTTCCGCTGCACCCCGGTACTGCTGCAGATCGTCTGGTTCTTTTATTGCGTGCCCATGCTGTTCAACGTCTTCGTCGACCCCATCACCATGGGCGTGCTGGCGCTGGGCTTGAACCTCACCGCCTTCAATGCCGAGGCCTACCGCGCCGGCGTACAGGCCGTGCCGCGTGAGCATCTGGATGCCAGCGTCGCTCTCGGCCTGGGACCACTGAACCGTACCCTCTATGTGGTGCTGCCGCAGGCGCTGCGCAGCGCCCTGCCGGTACTGATGACCAATGGCATAGGCATCCTCCAGCAGAGCGCCCTAGTCGCCATCGTGGCCGTGGCCGACCTGATGTACATCGGCAAGTCCATCGCCACCGAAGCCTATCGCCCGCTGGAAACCTACTCGCTGATCGCCCTGATCTACTTCGCCCTGTCCCTGCCGATCGCCCAGCTGGTGCGGTTCGTCGAACGCCGCCAAGACGCGGCCCTGGAGCGCTGA
- a CDS encoding amino acid ABC transporter permease, producing the protein MHLDFSVVLGYWQVLLKGLGLTLTITLGCALVGSLLGFGLSLVQLAPSRLLRAPVRLYVEFFRGTPLLIQLFWVFFCFPVVFGLSISPYVSVVISLTLFMAAITSETFRGALKSIAGEQHDACVALGLTPGVKVLYVIFPQALLRAIPPLLSNVISLFKESALISSVGVADLMFVGQNLSNSTARPVEFFSAVAVIYFCIAFPLTRLVGLVEARLLRRFAY; encoded by the coding sequence ATGCACCTCGACTTCTCCGTCGTCCTCGGCTACTGGCAGGTGCTGCTCAAGGGCCTGGGGCTGACCTTGACCATCACCCTCGGCTGCGCCCTGGTGGGCAGCCTGCTGGGCTTCGGGCTGAGCCTGGTCCAGCTGGCACCCAGTCGCCTGCTGCGGGCGCCGGTCCGGCTCTATGTGGAGTTCTTTCGCGGCACGCCATTACTGATCCAGCTGTTCTGGGTGTTCTTCTGCTTTCCCGTGGTGTTCGGCCTGTCGATCTCGCCCTATGTGTCGGTGGTGATCTCCCTGACCCTGTTCATGGCAGCCATCACCAGCGAGACCTTTCGCGGCGCCCTCAAGTCCATCGCCGGCGAACAGCACGATGCCTGCGTGGCTCTCGGCCTGACGCCCGGGGTGAAGGTGCTCTATGTGATCTTTCCCCAGGCGCTGCTGCGCGCCATACCGCCGCTGCTCTCGAACGTCATCAGCCTGTTCAAGGAAAGCGCCCTGATCTCATCGGTCGGGGTGGCGGACCTGATGTTCGTCGGCCAGAACCTTTCCAACAGCACGGCGCGACCGGTCGAGTTCTTCTCGGCGGTCGCCGTCATCTACTTCTGCATCGCCTTTCCCCTGACCCGTCTGGTCGGCCTCGTCGAGGCTCGGCTGCTGAGACGCTTCGCCTACTGA
- a CDS encoding dihydrodipicolinate synthase family protein → MNMHGILPALVTPFDKAGKVDCATLASIVDYQLKAGVSGFVALGSTGEYYALDNAERRLVLQTVKEVAEGKGTLIANCNGASTREVIEQIRQAIECGFSNILLAPPFYALPTQEELINHYQVVLDTFADINVILYNYPIRTNVEVGTSVLEAFRDHPRVIGIKESSGNLLRAIEIGETFKGAYQLSCGSDDQALDFFLWGATSWICGPANCFPDQIVAFHKAFTAGDIPGAQAVMRSLFPVMASMEQGKFIQKVKYGCELAGFNSGNARLPLLPLSDAEKADFRAVFEASQR, encoded by the coding sequence ATGAACATGCACGGCATCCTTCCCGCTCTCGTCACCCCGTTCGACAAGGCCGGCAAGGTCGATTGCGCGACGCTCGCCTCCATCGTCGACTACCAGCTCAAGGCTGGAGTGTCCGGCTTCGTGGCCCTGGGCTCCACCGGCGAGTACTACGCCCTCGACAACGCCGAACGTCGCCTGGTCCTGCAGACGGTCAAGGAGGTAGCCGAAGGCAAGGGCACCCTGATCGCCAACTGCAACGGTGCCAGCACCCGTGAGGTGATCGAGCAGATTCGCCAGGCCATCGAATGCGGCTTCAGCAACATCCTGCTGGCCCCACCCTTCTATGCCCTGCCGACCCAGGAAGAGCTGATCAACCATTATCAGGTCGTGCTGGATACCTTCGCCGACATCAACGTCATCCTCTACAACTACCCCATCCGCACCAACGTCGAAGTCGGCACCTCGGTGCTGGAAGCCTTTCGCGATCACCCGCGCGTCATCGGCATCAAGGAAAGCTCGGGCAATCTGTTGCGCGCCATCGAGATCGGCGAGACCTTCAAGGGCGCCTACCAGTTGTCCTGCGGCTCGGATGACCAGGCACTGGACTTCTTCCTGTGGGGCGCCACCAGCTGGATCTGCGGGCCGGCCAATTGTTTCCCGGATCAGATCGTCGCCTTCCACAAGGCCTTCACGGCCGGCGATATCCCAGGTGCCCAGGCGGTCATGCGTTCGCTGTTCCCCGTGATGGCGAGCATGGAGCAGGGCAAGTTCATCCAGAAGGTGAAGTACGGGTGCGAGCTGGCCGGGTTCAACTCGGGTAACGCCCGCCTGCCGCTGTTGCCGCTGAGCGACGCCGAGAAGGCCGACTTCCGCGCCGTCTTCGAAGCCTCGCAACGCTGA
- a CDS encoding NAD(P)/FAD-dependent oxidoreductase, translating to MNQESGVPRTAIVVGGGIVGVCCALWLQRDGLAVTLVDPAAPGDSTAKWSCGQMAVSEVVPLSKPGILKKLPGWLLDQRGPLALRHSALPGILPWFLRFLACARPTRIQEIAAELATLTRDVYRDYGVLLEACPDRSLLGERPILEVFDTPQGLAQERHHFELRERLGFQVEELDAAAIADLEPAFAGRFKHGLLFPDWRAVSDTEGFIAALTDSFEQAGGRRIRERVTRIDEYQGQATGVTLADGRRLPAERVVIAAGNGSRAFFGQLGLSIPLAGIAGYQVVLPEPEVEIRHSTIYADGGFCFAPMTRGLQIGGTIEFAGEGAKPNFARADIILEKARRVLPQLRTTDLEYGVGYRPFLPDTKPIIDRSQRLTNVLLAFGHGQLGLTLGATTGRLIADLAGGRTSTLDLHPFRASRF from the coding sequence ATGAACCAGGAGTCAGGCGTTCCCCGGACCGCGATAGTGGTCGGGGGCGGTATCGTCGGGGTGTGCTGCGCCCTCTGGCTGCAACGGGATGGGCTGGCGGTGACGCTGGTCGACCCTGCCGCACCAGGCGACAGCACGGCCAAGTGGAGCTGTGGCCAGATGGCCGTCAGCGAGGTGGTGCCCCTGTCCAAGCCGGGCATCCTGAAGAAGCTGCCCGGCTGGTTGCTGGACCAGCGGGGTCCGCTGGCGCTACGGCACAGCGCCCTGCCTGGCATCCTGCCGTGGTTCCTGAGATTCCTGGCCTGCGCCCGCCCAACGCGCATCCAGGAAATCGCCGCGGAACTGGCGACCCTGACCCGCGACGTCTACCGCGACTACGGGGTACTGCTGGAGGCCTGTCCCGACCGAAGCCTGCTCGGCGAGCGGCCCATCCTCGAAGTGTTCGACACGCCCCAGGGACTGGCCCAGGAGCGTCACCACTTCGAGTTACGCGAGCGCCTGGGTTTCCAGGTGGAAGAACTGGATGCCGCCGCCATCGCCGATCTGGAGCCAGCCTTCGCCGGTCGGTTCAAGCACGGCCTGCTGTTTCCCGATTGGCGAGCGGTCAGCGATACCGAAGGCTTCATCGCCGCCCTTACCGACAGCTTCGAACAGGCGGGCGGCCGCCGGATTCGCGAGCGGGTGACGCGGATCGACGAATACCAGGGACAGGCCACCGGGGTGACGCTGGCCGACGGGCGCCGCCTGCCGGCCGAGCGGGTGGTCATCGCCGCGGGCAATGGCTCGCGGGCCTTCTTTGGCCAGCTCGGACTTTCGATACCCCTGGCAGGAATCGCCGGCTACCAGGTGGTGCTGCCAGAGCCCGAGGTCGAGATCCGCCACTCCACCATCTATGCCGATGGCGGCTTCTGCTTCGCGCCCATGACCCGCGGCCTGCAGATCGGCGGCACCATCGAATTCGCCGGCGAGGGCGCCAAACCCAACTTCGCCCGGGCCGACATCATTCTGGAAAAGGCCCGGCGCGTGCTGCCGCAGCTGCGGACCACGGATCTCGAATATGGCGTGGGCTATCGGCCCTTCCTGCCCGATACCAAGCCGATCATCGACCGCAGCCAGCGCCTGACCAATGTATTGCTCGCCTTCGGTCACGGCCAGCTCGGCCTGACCCTGGGCGCTACCACGGGACGGCTGATCGCCGATCTCGCCGGGGGACGCACGAGCACCCTCGATCTCCATCCTTTCCGCGCTTCGCGCTTCTGA
- a CDS encoding aldehyde dehydrogenase family protein yields MVRYDHLYIDGHWVRPLRGGTFETLDPALETPLAQVAAATAEDIDLAVHAARRAFDEGPWPRQSGAERATVLRRIAAMIRERQQSLAELEVRDNGKPLPEALWDIGDAAGCFDFYADQAERLDRDRERTIALSDARFSAVARQEPIGVAGAIIPWNFPLLMAAWKVAPALAAGCTLVLKPSELTPLTALELAGICDQAGLPPGVLNVVTGLGADAGAPLAEHPAVDKLAFTGSVPTGSRIMQAAARDIKNISLELGGKSPFVIFADAELDAAVEWILFGIFWNQGEVCSATSRVLVQRDLYEPLLERLAQEAQRITVGQGLEAGVLLGPLVSRGQHEKVLAAIARGREEGARLVTGGERPAHLTTGYYVQPTVFADVAEDSWIWREEIFGPVVCVRPFDDEAEAVHSANDSRFGLAAAVMSRDLARCERVARALRAGIVWINCSQPTFTEAPWGGYKQSGIGRELGEWGLQNYLETKQITRYDSDQPWGWYIK; encoded by the coding sequence ATGGTTCGCTACGACCACCTGTACATCGATGGCCACTGGGTTCGCCCGTTGCGCGGCGGCACCTTCGAGACCCTCGATCCGGCCCTTGAGACTCCCCTTGCCCAGGTCGCCGCGGCGACCGCCGAGGATATCGACCTGGCTGTCCACGCGGCCCGTCGCGCCTTCGACGAAGGCCCCTGGCCGCGGCAGAGTGGCGCCGAACGGGCGACCGTGCTGCGCCGCATCGCCGCGATGATCCGCGAGCGCCAGCAGTCACTCGCCGAGCTGGAGGTGCGCGACAATGGCAAGCCACTCCCCGAAGCCCTGTGGGACATCGGTGACGCCGCCGGCTGCTTCGATTTCTACGCCGACCAGGCCGAACGCCTGGACCGGGACCGCGAGCGAACCATCGCCTTGAGCGATGCGCGCTTCAGCGCCGTCGCCCGGCAAGAGCCCATCGGGGTGGCCGGCGCCATCATCCCCTGGAATTTCCCACTGCTGATGGCGGCCTGGAAAGTCGCTCCAGCCCTGGCCGCCGGCTGCACCCTGGTGCTCAAGCCGTCGGAGCTGACTCCGCTGACCGCCCTGGAACTGGCCGGCATCTGCGACCAGGCCGGATTGCCACCCGGGGTCCTCAACGTGGTCACCGGCCTGGGCGCGGACGCGGGCGCCCCGTTGGCCGAGCATCCGGCCGTCGACAAGCTGGCCTTCACCGGCAGCGTGCCCACCGGCAGCCGGATCATGCAGGCTGCCGCGCGCGACATCAAAAACATCAGCCTGGAGCTGGGTGGCAAGTCGCCCTTCGTCATCTTCGCCGACGCCGAGCTCGACGCCGCCGTCGAATGGATCCTGTTCGGCATCTTCTGGAATCAGGGCGAAGTCTGCTCGGCCACCTCGCGTGTGCTGGTGCAGCGCGACCTCTATGAACCGCTGCTGGAACGCCTGGCGCAAGAGGCCCAGCGCATCACCGTGGGGCAGGGTCTGGAGGCGGGCGTGCTGCTCGGTCCGCTGGTGAGTCGCGGTCAGCACGAAAAGGTGCTCGCCGCCATCGCCCGCGGCCGCGAAGAAGGCGCTCGCCTGGTCACCGGCGGCGAGCGCCCGGCGCACCTGACCACCGGGTACTACGTGCAACCCACGGTCTTCGCCGACGTCGCCGAGGACAGCTGGATCTGGCGCGAGGAGATCTTCGGTCCGGTGGTCTGCGTGCGGCCCTTCGACGATGAAGCCGAGGCGGTACACAGCGCCAACGACTCCCGCTTCGGTCTTGCCGCCGCCGTGATGTCGCGCGACCTGGCCCGCTGCGAGCGGGTAGCCCGGGCCCTGCGCGCCGGTATCGTCTGGATCAACTGCTCGCAGCCAACCTTTACCGAGGCCCCCTGGGGCGGCTACAAACAGAGCGGCATCGGCCGCGAACTGGGGGAATGGGGCTTGCAGAACTACCTGGAAACCAAGCAGATCACCCGCTACGACAGCGACCAGCCCTGGGGCTGGTACATCAAGTAG
- a CDS encoding proline racemase family protein: MRWKKTLQLADVHCEGEIGKVITGGVLDVPGRTMLDKMNYLNEVDDSLRRLVTLEPRGCLQMSVNLLLPPTRPEAQAGFIVLQADKAHPMSGSNCICVVTALLELGILAMQEPLTTITLDTPAGLVVAQAECRDGRCLNVSLDMVPAFVEALDLQVPTAQHGTLTVDVAFGGVYYALIDVDQVGLTIAPEHARALAELGVALKSEIGRQVRVQHPLLPSVNEIAYVMFRHRLDARTYQTCTTLPPGRVDRSPCGTGSSANLATLAARGLVKVGDQLTSRSTIGGEFTLGLRGLTEVAGRPAVLPRVTGRAWLYGLQQLGIDPDDPLAAGFMLSDTWGAGFG, encoded by the coding sequence ATGCGCTGGAAGAAAACGTTGCAGCTGGCCGACGTCCACTGCGAAGGCGAGATCGGCAAGGTCATCACCGGAGGCGTGTTGGACGTGCCCGGCCGGACCATGCTCGACAAGATGAATTACCTCAACGAGGTGGACGACAGCCTGAGGCGCCTGGTGACCCTGGAACCGCGCGGCTGCCTGCAGATGTCGGTCAATCTGCTGCTGCCGCCGACCCGCCCGGAAGCCCAGGCGGGGTTCATCGTGCTGCAGGCGGACAAGGCCCACCCGATGTCGGGCAGCAATTGCATCTGCGTGGTCACCGCGCTGCTGGAACTGGGCATCCTGGCGATGCAGGAGCCACTGACCACGATCACGCTGGATACCCCGGCCGGGCTGGTGGTGGCCCAGGCCGAGTGTCGCGATGGCCGCTGCCTGAATGTCTCCCTGGACATGGTACCGGCCTTCGTCGAGGCCCTGGATCTGCAGGTGCCTACCGCTCAACATGGCACCCTGACAGTGGACGTCGCCTTTGGCGGCGTCTATTACGCATTGATCGATGTCGACCAGGTGGGGCTGACCATCGCGCCGGAGCATGCCCGAGCCCTGGCCGAACTGGGCGTGGCGCTCAAAAGCGAGATTGGGCGGCAGGTCCGCGTCCAGCATCCGCTGCTGCCCAGCGTCAACGAGATCGCCTACGTGATGTTCCGCCACCGGCTGGACGCTCGCACCTACCAGACCTGCACCACCCTGCCACCCGGACGGGTGGATCGCTCGCCCTGTGGCACCGGCAGCTCCGCGAATCTGGCCACCCTCGCGGCGCGCGGACTGGTCAAGGTAGGCGATCAGCTCACCTCACGCTCGACCATTGGGGGCGAATTCACCCTTGGTCTGCGCGGACTGACCGAGGTGGCCGGCCGGCCCGCGGTCCTGCCGCGGGTCACGGGGCGCGCCTGGCTGTATGGCCTGCAACAGCTGGGTATAGATCCCGATGACCCTCTTGCCGCCGGTTTCATGCTCAGTGACACCTGGGGCGCGGGCTTCGGCTAG
- a CDS encoding GntR family transcriptional regulator → MAPKDADPAVAARRHGGRYIYEELRRQILTLQLKPGMPLDETSLATQFGLSRSPVRDALARLASEGLVTILPNRTLLVTPFEIEEFPNYVSALDLLQRAVTRLAAIRRTPGELEAIKQADVRYLDAVASGDFQAMSELNKAFHLEIARAGKNAYLTASYDRLLGEGQRLLHLHFDYIMNSAGSTRLGRDHDRIVAAIERQDGDEAEAAAHEHTMLFRQRFVSFLEQNLLRNMAVG, encoded by the coding sequence ATGGCCCCCAAAGACGCCGATCCCGCCGTTGCCGCCCGCCGTCACGGTGGCCGCTATATCTATGAGGAACTGCGCCGGCAGATCCTCACCCTGCAGCTCAAGCCGGGCATGCCGCTGGACGAGACCTCGCTAGCGACCCAGTTCGGGCTGTCACGCTCACCGGTACGCGACGCCCTGGCACGGCTGGCCAGCGAAGGACTGGTCACCATCCTGCCCAACCGCACCCTGCTGGTGACGCCTTTCGAGATCGAGGAATTTCCCAACTACGTGTCCGCGCTGGACCTGCTGCAGCGCGCCGTCACGCGTCTGGCCGCCATTCGCCGTACGCCGGGCGAGCTGGAAGCGATCAAGCAGGCCGACGTACGTTACCTGGACGCGGTAGCCAGCGGTGACTTCCAGGCCATGTCCGAACTGAACAAGGCCTTCCACCTGGAGATCGCCCGTGCCGGCAAGAACGCCTACCTCACCGCCAGCTACGATCGCCTGCTGGGCGAGGGGCAGCGGCTACTGCACCTGCACTTCGACTACATCATGAACAGCGCAGGTTCCACCCGGCTCGGTCGCGACCATGACCGCATCGTCGCCGCCATCGAACGCCAGGATGGCGACGAGGCCGAAGCGGCAGCCCACGAGCACACCATGTTGTTTCGCCAACGCTTCGTCAGCTTCCTAGAGCAGAATCTCCTGCGCAACATGGCGGTCGGCTAG
- a CDS encoding acyltransferase family protein, with translation MLIQLNWIRGLAAVLIVFHHMTVGSYQTTEHQQIALNLLSLETTCIFVALSGFFFRYNLGKYSYQVYLGKKLQNVILPYLLISIPAVLLYVSGLKQDHEWIDMNAFHDWPPFAQTALLLATGAHLGPLWFIPALTLIFLLAPALEWIVNRGLLPAATMVGLVYFLISERPANDADPLLAALHFLPIYLCGMLACEQRERLQRPQARYWLLAALLLLSGAAVLNSAFYGLQKLALCFLLFAVFSQQIRVPGRTESRMAKGMALLGAYSFAIYFLHGYLAGAYRMLGRLLGEQNFAQYLGTRLCLTLITLLCCIAAVWVVKYLTRERSRALIGA, from the coding sequence ATGCTGATTCAGCTCAACTGGATCCGCGGCCTGGCGGCCGTTCTCATCGTTTTTCACCACATGACCGTGGGCAGCTACCAGACCACCGAACATCAGCAGATCGCCCTGAACCTGCTGTCGCTGGAAACCACCTGCATCTTCGTCGCCCTCTCCGGCTTCTTCTTTCGCTACAACCTGGGCAAGTACAGCTATCAGGTCTATCTGGGCAAGAAGCTGCAGAACGTCATCCTGCCCTATCTGCTGATCTCCATCCCCGCCGTGCTGCTCTACGTCTCCGGACTCAAGCAGGACCACGAGTGGATCGACATGAATGCCTTCCACGACTGGCCGCCCTTCGCCCAGACCGCCCTGCTACTGGCTACCGGCGCCCATCTGGGGCCACTGTGGTTCATTCCGGCCCTGACGCTGATTTTCCTGCTCGCGCCCGCGCTTGAATGGATCGTCAACCGTGGTCTCTTGCCCGCGGCGACCATGGTTGGCCTGGTCTATTTCCTCATTTCCGAACGCCCGGCCAATGACGCCGATCCGCTGCTGGCGGCACTGCACTTCCTGCCGATCTATCTGTGCGGCATGCTGGCCTGCGAACAACGCGAGCGCCTGCAACGGCCCCAGGCGCGCTACTGGCTGCTGGCGGCCCTGCTGCTGTTGAGCGGCGCCGCGGTGTTGAACAGCGCCTTCTATGGCCTGCAGAAACTGGCGCTGTGCTTCCTGCTCTTCGCCGTTTTCAGCCAGCAGATCCGGGTCCCGGGTCGAACCGAGAGCCGGATGGCCAAGGGCATGGCCCTGCTTGGTGCCTACAGCTTCGCCATCTACTTCCTGCATGGCTATCTCGCGGGTGCCTATCGCATGCTCGGACGGCTGCTGGGTGAGCAGAACTTCGCCCAATACCTGGGCACGCGCCTGTGCCTGACGCTGATCACCCTGCTTTGCTGTATCGCGGCGGTCTGGGTGGTCAAGTATCTCACCCGGGAGCGCAGTCGCGCCCTGATCGGCGCCTGA
- a CDS encoding LysR family transcriptional regulator codes for MKTTRKALLAQVGDFEIRLLRLFKTVVECGSFTAAEGRLGITRSAISLHMNDLEKRLGMRLCQRGRAGFSLTDEGREVLKASQSLFAALEGFRSEVNQLHQHLRGELNLGIINNLVTQPRMRITHALAALKRAAPDVMVNIGMTLPSEIETGVLDGHLHLGVLPLINALAGLEYLPLYEERALLYCSRSHPLFEMADAALDEGILATQDAVGPNHLLNQEGHERHAALNCTARASDREGVAFLILTGCYIGYLPDHVAQPWVTQGQLRALDPDRFHFDTTLAAVTRKGRRPNLVLERFLEALAETV; via the coding sequence ATGAAGACGACGCGCAAGGCCCTGCTCGCCCAGGTCGGCGATTTCGAGATCCGCCTGTTGCGGCTGTTCAAGACGGTGGTGGAATGCGGCAGTTTCACTGCCGCCGAAGGCCGGCTGGGCATCACCCGCTCGGCCATCAGCCTGCACATGAACGATCTGGAAAAGCGCCTGGGCATGCGCCTCTGTCAGCGCGGTCGCGCCGGTTTCTCGCTGACCGACGAAGGCCGCGAGGTGCTCAAGGCCAGCCAGTCGCTGTTCGCCGCCCTGGAAGGCTTTCGCAGCGAGGTCAACCAGCTGCACCAGCACCTGCGTGGCGAGCTGAACCTCGGCATCATCAACAACCTGGTCACCCAGCCGCGCATGCGCATCACCCATGCCCTGGCCGCCCTCAAGCGCGCTGCGCCCGACGTGATGGTCAACATCGGCATGACCCTGCCCAGCGAGATCGAGACCGGCGTGCTCGATGGCCATCTCCACCTGGGCGTGCTGCCGCTGATCAATGCCCTGGCCGGCCTGGAGTACCTGCCGCTCTACGAAGAGCGCGCCCTGCTCTACTGCAGCCGCAGCCATCCGCTGTTCGAGATGGCCGACGCGGCGCTGGACGAGGGCATCCTGGCGACCCAGGACGCGGTTGGCCCCAATCATCTACTCAATCAGGAAGGGCATGAGCGCCATGCCGCCCTGAATTGCACGGCGCGCGCCTCGGATCGCGAAGGCGTGGCCTTTCTCATCCTCACCGGTTGCTATATCGGCTATCTGCCCGATCACGTCGCCCAGCCCTGGGTGACTCAGGGTCAATTGCGCGCCCTCGACCCCGACCGCTTCCACTTCGACACCACCCTGGCCGCCGTCACCCGCAAGGGACGGCGGCCCAACCTGGTGTTGGAGCGCTTTCTCGAAGCCCTGGCGGAAACCGTCTAG